One part of the Bacillus sp. FJAT-45350 genome encodes these proteins:
- a CDS encoding DUF1292 domain-containing protein, with amino-acid sequence MSTNEERDHITIEDEQGIERDYSVEALFDMEDESYALLSSSEEMLVMRVEEEEGQQYLIGITDSDERDAILDAYALAVEAQPENVHPYQH; translated from the coding sequence ATGTCAACTAACGAAGAAAGAGACCATATTACAATAGAAGATGAACAAGGTATTGAAAGAGATTATTCTGTTGAAGCCCTATTTGATATGGAAGATGAGTCCTATGCATTGTTATCCTCTAGTGAAGAAATGCTTGTTATGCGTGTTGAGGAAGAGGAAGGGCAACAGTATCTTATTGGCATTACAGATTCTGATGAGCGAGATGCAATTCTTGATGCGTATGCTTTAGCTGTTGAAGCCCAACCTGAAAATGTACATCCTTATCAACATTAG
- a CDS encoding DMT family transporter: MKKYKVWTLLILCNLFWAGNYVFGSYVVTEMSPVWITFSRWVLALFILFPIAYLLEKPKLQAIKKSWHLLLIMGILGTIGYNLILYSALSFTSATNAALVSALNPGVIVLFSVFLLREKLTRVQGIGFLTSLAGALLILTEGKIWNVFHASYNTGDLLMIGAVIIWTLYSIIGRRVKIPPITATAVSTLFGMILLAPFALTQPIDLSSLSSLAFTGILYMVIFSSVGSFIFWNISVREIGASQAGIFLNLIPVFTAVISLALGDRITLEQILGGILVFIGVYLTTGMLEQRMKQNKETKSVA, encoded by the coding sequence ATGAAGAAGTATAAAGTTTGGACTTTATTAATTTTATGTAATTTGTTTTGGGCAGGTAATTATGTTTTTGGTTCATATGTCGTGACAGAAATGTCACCAGTATGGATTACGTTTTCTAGATGGGTATTAGCCTTATTTATTTTGTTTCCGATTGCTTACCTATTAGAGAAACCCAAATTGCAAGCAATTAAGAAGTCATGGCATCTCCTTCTTATAATGGGAATTCTAGGGACAATCGGGTATAATTTAATCCTTTATTCGGCACTTAGCTTTACGTCTGCTACAAATGCAGCGTTAGTAAGTGCATTAAATCCAGGGGTTATTGTCTTATTTTCCGTATTCCTTCTCAGAGAGAAATTAACAAGAGTTCAAGGGATTGGCTTCTTAACATCTTTAGCTGGGGCATTACTCATTTTAACTGAAGGTAAAATATGGAATGTCTTTCACGCAAGCTACAATACTGGTGATCTTCTGATGATTGGAGCTGTAATCATTTGGACGCTTTATTCTATAATTGGAAGACGAGTCAAAATCCCACCCATTACAGCAACAGCTGTATCTACATTGTTTGGTATGATCCTTTTAGCGCCATTTGCTCTTACACAGCCTATTGACCTATCATCGCTTAGCAGCCTTGCTTTTACAGGAATTTTGTATATGGTCATCTTTTCATCAGTTGGTTCCTTTATTTTCTGGAATATTTCAGTCCGAGAGATTGGAGCAAGCCAAGCTGGTATCTTCCTTAATTTAATTCCTGTCTTCACAGCAGTTATTAGCTTAGCTCTAGGAGATAGAATTACGTTAGAACAAATCCTTGGTGGAATACTCGTTTTTATCGGGGTTTACTTAACAACCGGTATGCTTGAGCAGAGAATGAAACAGAATAAAGAGACAAAAAGTGTTGCATAA
- a CDS encoding CPBP family glutamic-type intramembrane protease, protein MANTALHVQEINENQFTTIFSKQEYEQLKFISSKEFFNKNDIIVIEEEQSNFLYLIISGSVGLYKENEHISEKKSGDLIGEASITQEKSYYTVKANTAMMVLKIDTSQMINGHAYQHLHIKLLTKVVKDINTKSNIQKKAIEKEQKKYKALGILSSNLLFILSIYTLLLVSLTQFVDYFGVSTYVDIALILLFAYVTFNIMKKSGYPLDLFGLTLKGWRQSLKDGVMLTIPVLLFFFLLKWALITFIPEFSEIPLFNLTAAFSGVEFTYSLFIFTIIVYLIFSIVQEFIARAGLQSAFYQFLPNKKGKLFLSIILSNLLFAMAHSHIGTLFALAAFIPGLFWGWMYSRQKSLIGVCVSHMLIGIWVLFILGFTQFLEV, encoded by the coding sequence ATGGCAAATACTGCGTTACATGTGCAAGAGATAAATGAAAACCAATTTACAACTATATTTTCAAAGCAGGAGTATGAACAGTTAAAATTTATTTCAAGTAAAGAATTTTTTAATAAGAATGACATCATTGTCATTGAAGAGGAACAATCAAATTTTCTTTATTTAATTATATCTGGTTCCGTAGGTTTGTATAAAGAAAACGAACATATATCAGAAAAAAAGAGTGGGGACCTTATAGGAGAAGCGTCAATTACTCAAGAGAAGAGTTATTATACTGTAAAAGCAAATACAGCCATGATGGTACTTAAAATAGATACAAGCCAAATGATTAATGGACATGCCTATCAACATCTCCATATAAAACTATTAACAAAAGTTGTTAAGGATATAAACACAAAGTCTAACATACAAAAGAAAGCAATTGAAAAAGAACAGAAAAAGTATAAAGCACTAGGAATTTTATCTTCTAATCTCTTATTTATCTTATCTATCTATACGCTATTACTAGTATCTCTCACTCAATTTGTAGACTACTTTGGTGTTTCAACCTATGTAGATATCGCACTTATTTTATTGTTTGCTTATGTTACTTTTAATATAATGAAAAAAAGTGGCTATCCTCTTGATTTATTTGGTTTAACGTTGAAAGGATGGCGTCAGAGCTTGAAGGATGGAGTCATGTTAACGATTCCTGTACTTCTATTTTTCTTCCTATTAAAATGGGCTCTCATTACGTTTATACCAGAATTTTCAGAGATTCCATTATTTAACCTTACAGCTGCATTTTCTGGTGTAGAGTTCACGTATTCACTATTTATATTCACTATTATTGTGTACCTCATTTTTTCTATCGTACAAGAGTTCATAGCCAGAGCAGGCTTACAATCCGCATTTTATCAGTTTCTCCCAAATAAAAAAGGAAAACTGTTTCTTTCTATCATTCTATCGAATCTATTATTCGCTATGGCACATTCACATATAGGGACTCTTTTTGCACTAGCTGCATTTATACCTGGTTTATTCTGGGGTTGGATGTACTCCAGACAAAAATCACTGATTGGTGTTTGTGTTTCTCATATGTTAATTGGGATTTGGGTGTTATTCATTTTAGGTTTCACACAATTTTTAGAGGTTTAG
- a CDS encoding glycine betaine ABC transporter substrate-binding protein, translating to MKNLRLLFIVIIVLISAVIGACNGQDDTTDGADDKGQIVIGRNNWAENIAVSHMWEILLEEQGYDVEIRAMDKAPVWLGVSRGELDIAPEVWLPNTDHSYMERYGDNVEMHDIWYEKTGLGLVVPSYMDIDSIDELNEIKEDLKGRIVGIDPGASLTEMTKNAVNEYGLDLDLITSSDPAMMAELSTHYNREDPIVVTLWSPHWAFSEYDLKYLEDPKNVYGEPDDIYYMTRTGFTEDYPEVVQWMNNWFMDDASLGNLMAVIKDTGDGEEGARLWLEENRELVNAWIQ from the coding sequence ATGAAGAATTTACGCTTGCTATTTATCGTTATTATTGTTCTCATATCAGCTGTAATAGGAGCCTGTAATGGACAAGATGACACAACAGATGGTGCTGACGATAAAGGGCAAATAGTTATAGGAAGAAACAATTGGGCAGAGAATATTGCTGTTTCTCATATGTGGGAGATTTTATTAGAGGAACAAGGATATGATGTTGAGATACGGGCAATGGATAAGGCGCCTGTTTGGCTTGGTGTATCAAGAGGAGAACTAGACATTGCTCCTGAAGTATGGTTACCAAATACAGACCACTCATATATGGAACGCTATGGGGACAATGTAGAAATGCATGATATATGGTATGAGAAAACGGGGCTTGGATTAGTAGTTCCTAGTTATATGGATATAGACAGTATTGATGAACTAAATGAAATAAAAGAAGATTTAAAAGGCAGAATTGTTGGAATTGACCCTGGGGCTAGTTTAACTGAAATGACTAAAAACGCTGTCAATGAATATGGACTAGACTTAGATTTGATTACTAGTTCTGACCCCGCAATGATGGCTGAATTATCGACTCATTACAATAGGGAGGATCCCATTGTAGTTACTTTATGGAGTCCCCATTGGGCTTTTTCTGAATATGACTTGAAGTATTTAGAAGACCCGAAAAATGTATACGGAGAACCAGACGATATTTATTATATGACAAGAACAGGCTTTACTGAGGACTATCCAGAAGTAGTTCAGTGGATGAACAACTGGTTTATGGATGACGCATCTCTTGGTAACTTAATGGCGGTTATTAAAGATACAGGAGATGGAGAAGAAGGAGCAAGACTGTGGCTAGAAGAAAATCGAGAACTTGTTAATGCCTGGATACAGTAG